The Oryza brachyantha chromosome 7, ObraRS2, whole genome shotgun sequence genomic interval TTATCGTTTTGTCCTAATTTGTATGTTAATCTtgtgagtaattttacagtctGACAACAacaagtaacaaaaagtaccttaaggtatcggtacctcgtggtaccaaatcgtttctgatcgttggatctaacaacgCATATCCTAATcaactagatccaatgataagaaatgatttagtacctcgagatactttttgttggaccggaacAAATCTTTAATCTGGTATATTAATTGATTCAACACAAAgatattttaccatctttaaaGATTAATGTGccataaatatttgttgttttcagTTCTCACAAATGAATCCCTCTTGTCTTGTGTTCTCCTAGAACATGGGTTAAGACACAACTACCATATTTGCGATGTCCATTTTCTTTAGACCGGGTTTTTTTAATACCATATTTTCTGTGTAAAATTTCGTTAAAACTATTACTAGACTGCTGCCTACAGTGAAAGTTGGACTTGACCAACACCAAGCTGCAGCAGGCTTGAGCAAGAACTTTATAGCTGCAGCTGATAATGTGAATGTGACGCATGCTACTGCCGGccagctgaaaaataaagagaggaaaaagaataaTATGATTTGCCTCACACTATACTGTCTGAAGAGGGAATGCTGCAAAATGCGTTCCAAAAGCGAGACAGGATAAGGCCTAAGTCTGAAAGAATCGCCTAGAAAAATAGtaccaaaaagaaaacgaaatcgatcgatcgatcgctagTACTTGGTTTCTTctttatgtaattaattaattaactaggtTTATATGCATGTGCTGATTAATTACATTTCATGAACTGATTAAATTGCATGAATGGCTGCCTAACTAGAGGTAGCCAGCACGCGATTCCGACGTGGATCAATCATGACATTTCTAACTATTTATGTGAATAAAtgaaggtatatatatacatatatatatatatatatacatatacatatatatatattacgtGCTTGCCACCATTGATCTCTGGTATATGGTATAGCTTATATTGACGTGTAAATCTTTTGCGCGTTCGAGAAAAGATCACTTGTATAGTTGGTATTtctacctctctctctcttttgttATTAGGAATTCTTTTAGAAATATTCTGCTAGGAAATTAAGTTTGGTATTAATTGTAGTTATTTATTTAGTCATCGACCTTCAAACTTAATAAATACACAATAATTTAGTTTcatctcatttttttctcttttgcttctgcttataaaccaaaatttaaaattttaaccttaaatttggaattaattttgggttgttaaccaaagtttattttatagctttggcttttagatcgctaagaatattatataaaaaatttatttataaattatttttcgtttacaaatgtCACTCAATCTATTGAGTTTCTTTATGCTTATGAGTAAAATGAGAGATGTACTCTACTATAGTGGTTATATAAGGCATGAAACAACATGCTGCCTCTAgtcataaaagaaaaggacataGCTAGGCCATATCTGAGTTAACTTCATTTTGTATGACTCATATAACAATTCGGTTCTTCGGTTGTTcatgaataatattaattacgaAGGAGAGAACTACCCTCAacttttcatttctgtttatcttttcatttctgtttatgcttatgcgccagaatttaaatttttaaccttaaactCCGAGttgatttgagttttttttgtcataatttaatttttggtctGGCTATTAgctcgctaagaatacgtatataatttttttatttacaaattgtttttagtttgcaaatataacatttgactttttttttcaaaagcgtcaaataatcacccccGACGAgttttcaataaaattttagcgaAGCAAAGCAGTAGAGACATTAGTCTCCGTCTCTTTAAGCGTATATTATGCACCATATTTATGGGATGTCAGAGTATAGTACATGTGTATTGCATATATGCTATGTCTTTTATGTAACtggaaaaaataacttattgtGTTTAATATGATGTAGACTTTTCTCTGGCTACCCAATTATAATCCTTGAGTATTGGAATTTAAGGGCCTCTTCGGTGTGTGAAGGTTTTTTAGAGGAAAAATGGAGGAATTAAACTGTTTCCACTGAAATTCTTGTAAAATTACTATGATCCGAAGAAACCCTAAGTATTCATGTAACTTTCATCTGGGTGTGGATACCGAGGCTAGATTTCTATCCATTATTGAGCACCCAccttttcgcttttacttatgcttataagtcaaagtttaaatttttaacattaaatttggagttgattttgatgtttcttcaccgaagtttattttctagtattgaTTTTAATATCGCCAAGAatacctatataaaaattttatttgtaaattatttttaatttataaatatatccttTTAatagctaagaacacgtatccataaaaaacctaaacaacCACCCataaaaggtttttttttctacggCTAGACATGTAAGTCATGCATGCAGTTGATCGATAAGATTTTCCAACCGTGAAACCTTGTGCccttctaaattgtactttAATGTGTTCCATCTAGTCGTTAACCCATGCTAAAATCCCCATGCACaatcattattttcttttgcatgcaatgcaatgtgTGACTTGATCGATTGATGGTTCTTCTTTGTTTCATTATATAATATGGTTTCCTAGCTACACGCTTTGGCCTTTTTTACTCCATCCATATGATGGAATGTAGATGTGCCTTTAGGTTTGCATGATGGACGCAGATGCCTCCATACATGAATTGTCTCATCACAGGTTAATGCCATGTGGGGCCCTGCTCCTATcagttcaaaaataaaactatttctaCACTTCAATCTTTGTacagaaataaataataatatttcttcGCATACCACATTATCTTAACtagtcataatattttttgttaattcttgtatatatattctcttctTCACTAATCATAACCTTCACTCAATcattcacatatttttttcttaattacgGTATTCAGTTACATAAATagctttattttagaacgaaggCAGTAGTCAGGACGGATCCAGCGTAGGTGCTGGGGGGGCTCCCCTACCCTCTGGATTcctatgaaaaatatgaaggatgaagaaaagaaaaatagagaaaatatgaaggggataaaggagaaagaagacaattcccccccccccccccccccccccctgacAGTAGTAGGTGATACAAAGGCATAGACTCACGTAATATCATGCCTATAAGTCCTAAGAAAGCCAGAGACatacaagcatatatatacaaatatatgttGTGTCCTGCTttgttgatcgatcgatcgctatAGGATTTTTAATGTATGGAGGACGATACAATGTTACAGAGGAGTACTATAGGATTTTGTCTACGTACCTCGAGTTGCTTTTGTAGTTCACTGTTGACCATGTGGACCTATTGATTAGTTCCTTTTTAGATTGAATGGTCTAGTTTGATTCTTTTGGCAGGTATACGtggtcaaattaattaaatagctAAGTACCAGCTATTGATCTAACTAAAACTTTAGTAGACATTTAAACAATACATTTTAAAGAATAAGATAGCTAGTTATATACATAAGTATATAtgatctaaaatataagtataattttaggatttgtATTGGCAAAATCTTTTATAAATGTACCCCTACAAAGAACTACATAAAGTTGGTATTACTAGGTTTATCATGTAAAACACacttttatattcaaataacatgtttttcttttacagaaactacaataaaaatgcTGTCTTAATTAGAGAGAACAAGTGGACCCCCTAGCCACCCCCCAATTAATGAAATGTTATTATGTGCTTGCTTCCCAAATGGACCCAGGGATAAATGCAACAATGACATTTCATCCAAAGGGGGCCAGTGATGAGGTACTAACTTCTGgcattgaaaaagaaaaggcacaAGGAAAATATTCAAACTGTCCAAGGCCCATGCATAGAGACAgggatagatagatagatatataggagtgaatacatatatatatatatatatatatatatatatatatatatatatatatatatatatttatgcatgcaTAAATGCAAGGGAGGGAGTACTAGTATGCATGTGTATAGCTATATACTAGTCCACTCCAGATCAACACTGCAAAGCCTCTTTAAGACCTGATGAAGCTGTCCCAACCCCCCCTGCATGAAAGGGACTGGAGCATGGAGCAAAAGGAGGATCTCCATTTATCTTGGTTGCTTTCCTTTTCTACCCCATTAAGCTCATTCAGGGCCTGCATTGCATTTGctattgcattgcattgcattgcattgtaTTGTATCTGCATTGCATGCACTTTGGCCAGCTGCAAGGTTGGCTTCTTCAGTTCAGACTTAGAGCTGGTACAACAGCaaactataagccaactataaacatattttaaggagataagaggggagagacgAGCAACGAGCTACAAGCCAAATAtaacacggactccaagacacaatgtgtgtatgacatgtgggacagggtaatatatgttttgtaggtaactattgtatgaattgattattagattgattatagatgattTGAAGCCAGTagttattgaacttgctctaaatgaGGCTGAGGCTGAGGCTGGCCTGAATGTGATGTGAAGTGTATGTGGCACTGTGCTGCTAGCTCCAAGCAAAAGGGCTTGCATGGGCTgtagcagcagaagcagcaggcAGCTGCCCATTTGCCATCATTACCTTAATCAAAGCTGAGTGAGGGGGAGTGGGTGGATGGATCCCTAGTTCCATTCCATCCATTATTCCTTCAATCTTGGATCCTCTGTGACCATATGCCATGTTTCAAACTTCAATTTCACAGTGTCAAAATCTAGCTGATATCTTAATTTGTCAGTCCACATATATTTACACATACTAGCTCATACTACTTTAGCTACTAGAATTCTCTGCTAACAGAAATGCCTCTCCAACATTTTCAATCTGAACCAACAGAAATGAACCATCAAAATGGATGGAATCTAGTAGCGTTTTTATAAAGGAGGAATTAACCACTTGAATtgcattcttttttgtttttcacttTATATACAGAAAGCTTGGCTAATTTACTGAACATTCAATTTAGGTAATCTTCATTAATTTCAATGCACATGATAATATTTTGATGTAGTATATATGTCCATCACTCAGGAGACCATGCATGCCAACAAAAGCACACATATGCATATGGGGAGCCATAAACCATGACAATGGAGAGGATCCCATTGAGAATCTTTAAGAAATTAGGCTGAGCTCCTAACCTTGTGAAGCACACTCATTATTAATTCTCTTAGACCTCCCTATGTAATCATGTACCAGAGAATATCTGTCTTAGGATGTTTCCCTATGCAGATACAAGCCATTAAAAAGTCCTAGTATGTTAAGTTCAAACTTGCAAAAGAGGTGTAAAAGCAAATTTGTTAGGTCATGctaaaccttttctttttgacaaaacttggaaactaaacagccaCTTTTGCCATATATAACAGCTCAAAGTAcaccttttttaaaaataaaaaactacaatagataaaagaagTATATATTCCATGCATCATCCCAAGAAGAGAGAGCAtcatactatatatatgtgaacaAGCATTGCACTCATATAGTGCAGCCAATGTTTCATCAAAAAAAGATTCCAGCCATGGTTTCTCTTGATTTGGAGCTACCTCTCTACACTCTCATCTTGTGCAAAAGTCCAAAGAGAGGGCCCAGAGAGTGTGGCTGCCAACAAGTAGCCAAGCATGCTGAAAGGAGATGGTGAATAGTACCGATACCTCCCAATTAGCAACAGCCTtccatctctctctatctctctctccatctctatctccatctctatctccatgGCCCCTAGCTTCTTCCCTACATCATTCATGAGAACATCCTATTGACCGgcatctctcttttttgtcTGCAGGTGTTGACTACACccaaaattcaaaagaaaacaacctgCTACTAGCTAATAATCTATCAAGGAGGATCAGTGTTCTCTGcagcatacatgcatgcatgcatgcatctagcAAGAGCTTCTTGCAACAAGCATACTTCACTATCTCATTTttgacatgtatatatgtatgtatcaaACCCTGTGGCCATCCTCTCTTTACAGTACTGCCCATGGCCTAGATCTGTAATATACACTGTGTGATCACACTGTTGCCTGAATCTTCAGGTTTGgtgtatatgtgtatgtatgtatgcatgctCTACAATGATACCACGTGCTATGGGCTTTGTAGATACGCCAAGAACCTTCTTTCTGTTGCATGGCATGAAGCAAATATATGCCGATCACAattggccatggccatgcatgGTTATTAATttctgattaattaatttttcattggTTGCAACACCTATATAGCTACACATGCATATACtttaattgtttttctatCTGTTCCTTGAAGAACTTTGATTGATTTTGATTACAGTGAGagtagtagtgtagtactggcatatatatgcattgtgttaattattttaagtgGTACTCCTCTATATATTGCAACTAGCTGTCTGCAGTTTTCAACTGTAGTAAACAATAAAGAATAGTGATGTGTGGAGTATATATAGATGAGCAATAATTGGGTTGCATGTATGAAAGTCAAGGGTCTAGTTGGCATTGCCAACATATAGAATTATTTATAGATCAGACATTTACACTTTGTTGGATGCCAAAATATCCACAGCTAGCCAACATTTATGCTGAAATATAACTGCTGgaattaatgaatatattcaagatcttgatcttgatctgtatatgcatgtatgtatgtatttttacTGCAACTGTCTGTCTCTCTGTGTGTATATGTTGCATATATACGCAAAGCAAATAGTGTGAGTAGACACAAGATCCCATGTGTTGTCAATGCAGCAGAGATACATAAGTGGAATGGTGTACGTATATCACTGTATTCAAGTGGCCTCTGTACATACGAATTTAATCCAATATACAAGTAAGGCTTTTGTACTTTGGCCATGTATGCACAAGTGTTCAAAACCAAGGAACAGTTTATATAGCTAGCAGCTATAGAACACTTACAGTTATAGCTAGCTGGATATACCATATATACTCTTTAATTCCCTTCCacatctctttctcttctcttccctGAATTATTCATCTCTGTTCTCACTCTGATCTTGTGCAGTAGAGTAGTAGTGTTGTGCAGAATTATAGTCCTAGAGAGTTAGTTTATATTGTACTGGTGATCACTTTTTACTGTCATTTGCCAAATGTAcaaatgtacatatatatacctcaTGATTAATATAATACTAGAACTAACATATATCACTTCAGTACACATGCACATACAGTTTGTGGAGTTAACAAAGCAACTGAAACACCTATTAATGTGCCCAATACCTAAACAAGAGCATGCACTTGATCTTTGAGAATGATAGTGTGCTCCAACTGTAAAATTAGATTtcttgtaattaattaatcctgtgatttttttctcttgaaaaAGCAATTAATTCAAGCATGATCAGCTCAACCTTTTGTTTAATAAGATCAGATATATAAACAGTTGGCAtggcattgcattgcattgcactgAGGTCAAGTGGAGGAAGCATGCTCAGCTCAACTGTTGTGAGGTGACTAGTTGTGCAGTACTAGCTGGTAAAATAGTATAGTTGCATGCCCTCTGCATATATGCTGGACCTATATAGTACAACAAAAAGGTTGCTCTACCACATACCTACACccatacatacatatgtagACATGCATTGTAATGTACAGCAATACTACTAGCTCTACTGTACACTACACCATCTATACCATGCATGCTCATTCATTcagatttctttctttctttcaatctcccctctctctctctctggctTTTCTTtcagacagacagacagagagagaaagagaggagagtTTCAGAGAGAGAGGGTTGGTTCTTTCTTTGTTGTTGGTTGCTACACAGATCCCAAGCAAAGCTGAGGGATGTAGAAGAGAATGTTATCCATCCAACCatttctatcttttttattttttttggttgcattGCTGCATAtatgttgtgtgtgtgtgggtcAAGGGCAAGAGAGTAATAAGCTGCTGCTCATTCCTTTTGCTTACTTTAAAGCCAAGCTCAAGCTCAAGACAGCAGCTACCTTCACTTCACAAACCTCATTTGCtcacttcttcttcttcctactcctcctcctgctccgaTCAATCCACACTTGTTCTAGCTATTGCTCCAATCCCGGCAATGCCGTGAGATGTCTCTGAAAGAGTGCAAGTGATTGGCTGATCTGTTTAACCACTGACACGATCGATCTCCAGctcattttctctctttaGCTTAGCTTTGGTTTTTGCACGATGACGAACAGCAACAATGGCAATGCCGGCACgaacgcggcggcgagtgGCTGGCTGGGCTTCTCGCTGTCGCCTCACATGGCCTCCTCCATGGACGAACACCACCACgtgcaccagcagcagcagcagcaacaccatgGTCTCTTCTTCCCTTCGgtgaccaccgccgccgccgcgtacggcctcggcggcgacgtggtGGCCGCCACCAATGGGTACTACTCCCAGCTCGCCTCCATGCCGCTCAAGTCCGACGGCTCGCTCTGCATCATGGAGGCTCTCCGGAGAACCGATCAAGATCATCACGGTACGTGCGTTTGCTTAGCTTgttcgatccatccatccacccatTTCTTGGTTTCTTGGATTCATggtgtgatcgatcgatcgatcgggttCGTCTCTCTCAGGGCCCAAGCTGGAGGACTtcctcggcgcggcgcagccggcgaTGGCGCTGAGCCTGGACAACACCTCCAGCTTCtactacggcggcggcggcgggcacggCCACCACGGCTACCTCCAGGCGTGCGACCTGTACggcgggccggcggcgccgtcgctcgcctcggccgacgacgaggcagccgccgccgccgcggccatggcgagctGGGTGGCCGCCCGCAGCGCCACCGCGTACGCCACGGCCGCCGACGCGACCGCCACCAccgacaccaccaccaccaacggcgccatcctcccctcctccgccgccgccgccgggcaccTGCACCCGCTGGCCCTGTCCATGAGCTCCGGCTCCCTctccagctgcgtcaccgccgGCGACTACGGCATGGCGTccgccgacggcggccgcaagcgcggcggcggcggcggcgggcagaaGCAGCCGGTGCATCACCGCAAGTCCATCGACACGTTCGGGCAGCGAACGTCGCAGTACAGAGGCGTGACCAGGTACCAtaccaacccaacccaattAGCGCGACTAATCACACTTAAACCACACGTGATTAGTGAGGTTAACACGGGATTAGCAGGCATAGGTGGACTGGTCGCTATGAGGCTCATCTCTGGGACAACAGCTGCAAGAAGGAAGGCCAAACCAGGAAAGGGAGGCAAGGTACGtacaataatattaattaattaattgattgattattaactataatttCACCCTAATTAATCACTTTAAAATCGTCATTAAATTTCTGATCACTAACAAGCTGCTCCTGTTTCTCTGCTGGCTAAACAATTTGTTTGTGTTgtgctctgctgctgctggatcAGTTTATCTCGGTAAGTAACAGTGCATCATGTGGTAACTTTCTCAACTCGTACatggtaaatttttttttcttgtggtaaaaagtaataaaaaataaatggtacatgcatttttcttttactttaatattatatatataggtggGTATGACATGGAGGAGAAAGCGGCGAGAGCGTATGACCTGGCGGCGCTCAAGTATTGGGGCCCTTCCACACACATCAACTTCCcggtaattatttttaatcaattaattaggcttttgATTCTGCAAccactttaattaattaattgattgattgattattaatgtgcatgcatatatgcagctGGAGGACTACCaggaggagctggaggagaTGAAGAACATGACAAGGCAGGAGTATGTGGCTCACTTGAGGaggtaaagagaaaaaaagaacagatcATTCTTATTGTCACATATAATGCTGAATAAATCAATCACTTACTTAATTTGCACTCTTCAGAAATGGATGTATATAAACTTGAACATACAGTTTCATGCATGCTGCACATTATGTGAAATTCCATGCATGCTCAAAGTCAACAAAAAGTCTAGGACACCAATATATGAATACATACTCTGCCATCGGCTCCAAAACGCAGGCCATTTTAGACCATTTCTGAAGTCACCAATGTAACATTTGGATTTAGATTTTAATAATGATAGCAATAACAAAATGATGGATTAAATATACATTGCGGAAGTTTATTAATACATCGCACGAATTTTATAGTAATCAAAAGGTTGAGTAGGTAATACGTGGATATATTCTAGGACAAATTAAAACCACGTTTTATTTTTCGAATAGAGTGAGCGAGTACGTACTTACATTGTCAGTGACTCAGAATATGGTCAATGTGAACTACATATTCTTGACTCAGAATTCCTACAAGTGTCTGAAGTCTGAATTAACATGATGATACTAATATTGTTTTGGTGCTGCTGTATGGATGATGGATGCAGGAAGAGCAGCGGTTTCTCACGGGGAGCTTCCATGTACAGGGGAGTCACAAGGTACACACACACATCTATCGATCTATCAGTACATTAGTAATTTCATTCTTACATGTGGCAtgcaaacttttatatatatatatagtttcagTACTAGTGCACATTTTCCTTACTGAAACGTACACATGTACAGTCGTACAGAAGAGATCGGCCagtatgtacgtacgtacgtatgtatgtatgtaagttcagaattcagaagtaAAATTCAGTGTTTGgt includes:
- the LOC102699606 gene encoding AP2-like ethylene-responsive transcription factor CRL5, which encodes MTNSNNGNAGTNAAASGWLGFSLSPHMASSMDEHHHVHQQQQQQHHGLFFPSVTTAAAAYGLGGDVVAATNGYYSQLASMPLKSDGSLCIMEALRRTDQDHHGPKLEDFLGAAQPAMALSLDNTSSFYYGGGGGHGHHGYLQACDLYGGPAAPSLASADDEAAAAAAAMASWVAARSATAYATAADATATTDTTTTNGAILPSSAAAAGHLHPLALSMSSGSLSSCVTAGDYGMASADGGRKRGGGGGGQKQPVHHRKSIDTFGQRTSQYRGVTSRHRWTGRYEAHLWDNSCKKEGQTRKGRQVYLGGYDMEEKAARAYDLAALKYWGPSTHINFPLEDYQEELEEMKNMTRQEYVAHLRRKSSGFSRGASMYRGVTRHHQHGRWQARIGRVSGNKDLYLGTFSTQEEAAEAYDVAAIKFRGLNAVTNFDITRYDVDKIMASNTLLPGDLARRKKDADDSAAVVLQVQQHADAAAADSVWKATGGAAAAAAATRQHQHDAVVAAEHHHHHHHDVVLSGAEAFSVLHDLVAVDAAAHHEGAAAAAHMPMSMSAASSLVTSLSNSREGSPDRGGGLSMLFAKPSSAAASQASKLMAPLPLGSWVSSPPASARPAAVSIAHMPLFAAWTDA